In the Blautia coccoides genome, CGGGAAGCAGTCACCAAGAGCGGTGAGAAGTCAACAGAGTTTGTATCTGCCACCATTTACAAAAATACGGCAGAGGAGAACCAGGATGCGGAGGTCTCCGGGAATTCGGACAGCACGGCTGCCCAGGACGGATATTGTTATGTGGACAAGCAAACCTTCCAGGATGGTGATGTGCTGTATAAACCAGAGACAAAGGAAACCTTTGTGGTTGGCGAGATTGATTATCTGGAAGGTGTCTACAGTATGAACAAGGGATATGCCGTATTCCGGCAGATTGACATCATAGACCGGAATGAGGAATACTGTATCGTAAAAACCAATACTTCTTATGGTCTGGAAGCCTTTGACAGGATTGTGGAGGACGGAGAGAGCGTAAAGGAAGAGGATATATTGACTGGAAAGTAAGGAGAGATGAAACATGAGTGTATGTGAAAATTATCTTGCAGTGGAAGAAAAAGTAAAGGAAGCCTGCCGTCGGGCAGGAAGGAATCGTGATGAGGTCACGCTGATCGCCGTGAGTAAGACAAAACCTATGTCCATGATCGAGGAACTGCTCCCCCTGGGTGTAGTGGATTTTGGCGAGAATAAGGTACAGGAACTGACAGCCAAGGAGGAGGCTCTTCCCTCTGGTCTTCATTGGCACATGATCGGACATCTGCAGAGAAATAAAGTAAAATACATTGTGGATAAGGCATATCTGATCCATTCGGTAGATTCCCTTCGCCTGGCAGAGGCAGTCAGCCAGGAAGCCGTAAAGAAGGGCGTGACTGCCAATATCCTTATTGAGGTCAATGTAGCCGGTGAGGACAGCAAATTCGGCGTCGCCCCGGAGGAGACCGCAGCACTGGCAGAGGCCATCTCAAAGCTTCCCAATATTGCGGTAAAAGGTTTGATGACCATTGCCCCGTTTGTAGAAAATGCTGAAGAAAACAGGGAAGTTTTTAGAAATTTAAGAAAATTAAGTGTTGACATTGAAGAGAAAAAATTTAATAATGTTACTATGGCCGTGCTCAGCATGGGCATGACTGGTGATTATGAGGTTGCCATTGAAGAGGGTGCCACCATGGTCCGTGTAGGAACAGGCATCTTCGGAGAAAGAGATTATAGCAAATAAGATTGGAGATTTTATCATGGGTGTTTTAGATAAGTTTTTAGATGCGATCAAAGTGAACGACGATTACGACGACGACGAATTTCTGGATGACGAGTTCGATGACGACTTCGATGACGAAAAACCCAAGAGACGTTTCTTCAAAAAATTAGAGGACGATGATGACGATTTAGACGATTATGAACCGCGCAGCTATAAAAAAGCAGAAAAACAGCCTGCTCCCAAGGCTGCCAAGCCTGCCAAACAGCAGAAGGTTTCCAAGTCTGCGTCTTCAGCAGCAGCTTCCTCCTCCAAGGTTACCCCGATGCGTCAGGTAAAAAGGACAGGCAGCGCAATGGAAGTTTGTGTGATCAAGCCTACCAATATGGAAGATACCAGAGAGATTGCAGATACACTGATCGCCAACTGTACCGTTATTCTGAACCTGGAAGGTCTGGATATGGAAGTTGCGCAGAGGATCATTGATTTTACATCCGGTTCCTGCTATTCTATAGGCGGAAGCCTGCAGAAGGTGTCCAGCTACATATTTATTCTGACACCGGCCAGTGTGGACATTACAGGAGACTATCAGCAGATTTTAAACGGTGCTTTTGATATCCCGTCCATACGGACTGAATATTAATGCTTCCTGTTCACACACCGCGATCCCATAACTATGAATGACAGAGTGGACAAACTATGGAAAAAGAAGCTTTATTTGAAAAACGTATGAAAGAGTTAAGTAAGAATGCCTATTATCGGGGTGTTCTTACTTTCTCTGATTTTCTGGACTTAAATGAATTGCATATGTTGCACAGCCTGCCAAAGAATGAATCAGGGGTCCATGTGGAGACCTTCGGGGGCTATGCATTGGCAGAGCGTCAGATGGCAGCATTCATCCCTGATGCTCTTTTCTTTCAGCAGAGCTACCCTATTTCCTGCATCTGCATCCGTCCTACAGCGGAAAAATTTGCAGAAAGCCTGACTCACAGGGACTATCTGGGAGCCATACTGAATCTTGGAATTGAGAGAAGCAAAATAGGAGATATCCTGGTGGATGGAAAGACAGCCTATGTGTTCTGCCACGAGAATATGGCGCCGTTTCTCATGCAGGAGCTGTGCCGTATCCGTCACACCAATGTAGTACCCCGGCTTCTGAACACACTGGAGGAACTGCCTTCCCTGAAAACAGAAAAGGTCACCGGCACTGTCTCCTCTGTGAGACTGGACAGCGTCATCGCGCTGGCCTTTTCCACCTCCCGAAGCAGCATCATTTCTCTGATCGAAGGGGGGAAGGTATTTGTGAACGGAAAAAACATTCTGTCCAACGGATATAATCTGAAAGAGGGAGATATTGTCTCTGTGCGCAGCAAAGGCAAATTCCGCTTTGAGGAAGTGGGCAGCATCACGAAGAAAAACAGGTACCATATAAGCCTGGCCAGATATTGTTAAGACAGGAGTGAAAAGAATGACAGCAGACATATTACAGGTAAGAAGAGACGGGGATTTTTCCTATCCCATTATATTCCGCAAGGATTTTTCGGATTTATCCGCACAGCTTAAAAGGCTGGGACTTACAAAGAGAAAGTTCTGTATTGTAACTGACAGCACGGTTGCCCCGCTGTATCTAAATACAGTAAAAAAGGAACTGGAGAGGTGCGCATTTTTTGTTACTTCCTATGTACTTCCGGCAGGGGAGGAGAATAAGACCCTGGAACAGATACAGGGAATCTATCAGCACTTGATCGAAATGCACTTTGACCGGAAAGATTTTCTGGTGGCTCTGGGCGGCGGTGTTGTTGGAGATATGACGGGGTTTGCGGCAGCTACTTATCTGCGCGGGATTGATTTTCTTCAGGTTCCCACCACACTTCTGGCTCAGGTGGACAGCAGCATCGGTGGCAAGACGGGGGTGGATTTCTTAAAATACAAAAATATGGTGGGCGCTTTCCATCAGCCGCGCATGGTATATATGAATGTGAGTACCCTGTGCACTCTGCCCCTGGAACAGTTTTCCTGCGGTATGGGGGAGGTTGTAAAGCACGGATTTATCCGCGACCAGTCCTATTCCCAGTGGCTCTATGAGAACCGTGCAAAGATCCTGGCACTTGACACGGACACCCTGTCGGAAATGATCTGCAGAAGCTGTGTCATAAAAAAAACTGTGGTTGAAAATGACCCCACGGAGCAGGGCGAGCGGGCAGTTTTGAATATGGGACATACGGTTGGCCATGCTGTTGAAAAATTAAAGGATTTCCGTCTGCTTCACGGACAATGTGTGGCTGTAGGTACGGTGGCCTCTGCGTATTTATCCATGAGACGCGGTATGATCACAGTGGAAGAGTATGAAAATGTAAGGAGGCTCCTGGAAGCTTTCGGCCTGCCTGTCTCCACAGACGGTCTGCGCGCAGAGGAAGTATTGAGCGTGACAAAATCCGATAAAAAGATGGAGCAGGGAAAGATTAAATTTATTCTTATGAAAGAGCCAGGATACGCAGTAGTGGATAAGACCGTGACAGATGAAGAGCTGCTCACAGCCATCCGGGAAATACTGGAGTAACCCCATGGAGACAAACATGAATCAGAAAACAAAAAAAATCACTGTACTGGTGCAGTTTATCATCAGTGTGGCTTTTTTGACAGGACTGGACCAGTGGACAAAATATCTGGCTGTGCAGCATCTGAAGGACCAGGCGGACATTCCCCTGATCCCCAATGTGCTCTATCTGCATTATCTGGAAAACAGAGGCGCTGCTTTCGGACTTTTTCAGAACCAGTTTATTTTCTTTGGGATCATGACAGTCCTCATTTTGTGTGCCGTACTCTATGTACTCTGGCGCATGCCCTCAGAAAAGAAATACCTGTTACTTCGTATCATCTGTTTTATCATCTGTGCCGGAGCGATAGGCAACTTCATTGACCGTGTCCGGCTGAATTATGTTGTGGATTTTATCTACTTTTCACCCATTAATTTTCCTGTCTTTAATGTGGCGGATATCTATGTAGTAGTCTCCATGGCATTATTCCTGATATCCTTTTTGTTTTTCTACAAAGAGGAAGATTTTGCGTTTTTATCAGGGAAAGGAATCAAAAAATGAAAAAAATATGCCTGTCAGCAGACGCCTCCCAGACAGGGGAGCGTATTGACAAATATCTGGCCCTGGAACTTGACGGCTATTCCCGTTCCTTCCTTCAAAAACAGTTAAAGGAGGGTAACGTCACAGTGGGAGACAAGCCGGTCAAATCCAGTTATCAGCTTTCAGAAGACGACGAAATCTGTGTTTTGATACCAGACAACAAGGAGCCGGATATTCTGCCCGAAGATATCCCGCTGTCCATTTTGTATGAGGACGGGCATCTTCTCGTGGTGGATAAGCCAAAGGGAATGGTGGTGCATCCAAGCGCAGGCCATTACAGCGGTACCTTAGTGAATGCCCTTCTGTATCACTGCCGGGGAGATTTATCCGGTATCAACGGCGTGCTCCGTCCCGGCATTGTACACCGCATTGACAAAGACACGACCGGCGCGCTTCTTGTCTGTAAGACAGATCTGGCACACCGGGATCTGGCAGAACAGCTCAAGGACCACAGCATCACCAGGCGCTACCGGGCCATTGTACATGGGAATCTGACAGATGACGAAGGAATAGTGGAAGGTCCCATTGGCCGGCACCCCACAGAGCGAAAGAAAATGGCAGTGAACCTCCAAAATGGAAAACCCGCTGTGACTCATTACAAGGTCCTGGAACGTTTTGGGAATTACACTTATATCGAATGCCGCCTTGAAACCGGACGCACCCATCAGATCCGCGTGCACATGAGCAGCATCGGACACCCTCTTCTTGGCGATATGGTATACGGCCCGAAAAAATGTCCCATATCCGGTCTGGAAGGGCAGACACTTCATGCAATGGTTTTAGGTTTTATCCATCCGGCCACAAAAGAGTATATGGAGTTTTCTGCGCCTCTTCCGGATTATTTTGAAAAACTTCTCATAAAATTCCGATAAAATAATATAAATTTTATATACAGATTGGATAAAATAGATTATAATAATTATAGTAAGATAATAATTCCATATTTGTCTGTTGTATTGCTACAACAGTTCCAGAGAGGGATTATCGAATAGAGAGGAGTGTTTGATTATGGCAGCAAATACGGTAATAACAATTGGAAGACAGTACGGAAGCGGCGGAAAAGAAATTGGCCTGCGTCTGGCTGAAGAACTGGGAATCAAATGTTATGATAAGGAGCTTCTTGACAGGGCAGCCAAGGACAGTGGTTTATGCCAGGAATTATTCGAGAACAATGATGAAAAGCCAACCAACAGTTTTTTGTATTCCCTGGTTATGGATACATATTCCTTTGGCTATTCCTCTGCGGCATTTACCGATATGCCCATCAACCACAAAGTGTTCCTTGCACAGTTTGACACGATCAAAAAGCTGGCGTCTGAGGCTCCCTGCGTTATAGTTGGACGCTGTGCAGATTACGCGCTTTCTGATTATGAGGGAGCGATCAGTGTATTTATACATGCTGATCTGGATAAGAGGATCAAGAGGATCGCCAGAAAACATGAGCTGACAGACTCCGCGGCCAAAGACAGGATCCAGAAAACAGACAAGAGAAGAGCCAGCTACTATAATTACTATACCAGCAAAAAATGGGGAGAGGCTACCAGCTATGACTTATGTCTGAACAGCGCTATTCTGGGCATTGACGGCTGTGTGGAAATGATCAAAAAGGCCATTGAGATCCGAGATGAAAAGAGAGCGAAAAAAGGCTGACAGTCATGAAGCTGTATAGGTACTGAACAGTTATTTTTGATTTAGAAAATCTCCGCAGAATTATTAAGTTCTGCGGAGATTTTTGCATATATCTTTTATTTAGGTATTCTTTTATCCCAGCCGCTTATGCTGCTGTTTAAGATAGCAGTAAACATGCGCTCTTTTGTTCCGGGATGTTCTTTTGTCAGATCCCTAAGCAGTTCCTTGGCATACTGCCTTTTTGTGTATCCGTCCACCGGGCAGGGGCTTTTCTCCACCGGCAGGTCATATTTGTTTTTAAACCCAATGACATCTGCCTCCTCTACATAGAGCAGAGGACGGATAACCGTCAGATCCATACGGTCCAGATAGGTCTTGGGCGAGAACGTGTGAAACCGGCCTTCAAAAATAAGAGAGAGCAGCATGGTCTCCACCACGTCATCTTTATGATGGGCGTATGCCACCTTATTGCATCCCAGCTTCTTGGCCTCCTCATTGAGGGCACCTTTTCTCATCTTGGCACAAAGGGAACAGGGATTGCTCTCTTTTCGCTCATCAAAGATGATCTGCGCGATATCTGTCTTCACCACTGTGAACCCCAGGCCAAGGGAATCACACAGCTCTTTTATTTTCTCCACATGAAACCCCGGATGCCCAAGATCCACAGTGATCACTTCTATAGAAAAGGGATGAGGGTAAAAACGCATCAGTCCATGGAGCGCATAGAGCATAGTCAGGCTGTCTTTTCCTCCTGATACGCCTACAGCGATCTTATCCCCGTCCTCTATGAGCGAGAACTCGTCCACCGCTTTTCTGGTAAGACTCAGTAATTTCTGTAATTTCATTTTATTATCCTCCGTAGCATAATTGAATATATCACAGAAAATCAAAAAAATAAATAACTTTTTTACAGAATTATGACACAAATAATAAATTTCATGTTATAATGATTCCAGTTTATGCATAATCGGAGGCTTAACATGAAGTTTCGTTGGGATAAAAAATATTTGTATTGGGGCGTTACAGCATTAGCAGTTATTTGTGCCAGTATGCTCTTTTATTTTGGCATTTTTCATATGGATGTTCTGATACGGGGATTCCGTATACTGAGCAATGTTATGATGCCGGTGATTTTCGGAGTGGTTATTGCCTATCTGCTGACTCCTGTGGTGAATTTTCTGGAAAAGAAATTCTTCTTTCCTTTGATGAAGAGAAAGAAAATTGATATTAACAAAAAGAAAAAAAAGGCAGTCCGCTATATCAGTGTGTTTTTTGCATTGATGTTTGCGCTGCTGATCATCTATTCACTGATGGCTATGATCGTGCCGTCTATTGTGGAGAGTATTATCAGTATTATTAATGACATGCCCAGATATGTACAGAACGTAGGCCACTGGCTGAATTCCATTTTAAAGAATAATCCGGAGCTTCGCTCCACAGCCATTGATTTTTTCAACAGCTATTCCTCTAAAGTGGAAACCTGGATGAATGTCCAGCTTCTGCCCCAGCTCAAAGAAGTTCTGCAGCAGTTTACCACAGGCGTGTTTGGCGCGTTGGTATTTATCAAAAACTTTTTGATCGGTGCCATTATTTCTGTCTATCTGATGGCAGATAAAGAGGGATTTTTGACGCAGGGCAAAATGTTTATTTATGCTGTCTTTGATGCGGAGAGAGCGAATGATATCATCAGAGGATGCCGTTTTGTAAATAAGACCTTCGGCGGCTTTGTAAACGGTAAAATCGTGGATTCCGCTATCATTGGTGTTTTGTGTTATATCCTCACCTCGATCATAGGGACTCCATATGCCATTTTGGTCAGTGTGATCGTGGGTGTCACCAATGTGATCCCGTTTTTCGGCCCGTACCTTGGAGCTATACCCAGTGCTTTTATCATACTGTTGGTCAATCCCATGCAGTGTCTGTATTTCCTGATCACCATCCTTCTGCTTCAGCAGTTTGACGGCAATATCCTGGGGCCAAAGATTCTGGGCGGTTCCACAGGTCTGTCCAGTTTTATGGTCATTGTAGCCATCTTACTGTTCGGCGGTCTGTTTGGTATACCAGGTATGATCATTGGTGTACCTGTGTGGGCTGTCATTGTGGCAGGACTGAAGTATCTGCGGAATTCCTGGCTGAAAAAGAAGGAACTGCCCACAGATGATAAACTGTATCAGGAAATAGATTTTTTCAATCCGGATACATTGGAACCTGTGAAAATGAAATCTGAGGAAGAGAAAGAAGAGAGCGAAAAGAAAAAAAGGAGTTTTTGGAATAAATGAAATTTGTAATTCAAAAAGTCAGTGAAGCGTCTGTCCGTGTGGAAGGGGAGTGCATAGGCAGGATCAACCGGGGATTTCTGGTCTTTGTGGGAATCGGCAAAGAGGATACAAAAGAGATTGCTGACCAGTATATCAAGAAAATGATCAATCTCCGGATTTTTACGGATTCGGAGGGGAAGACAAATCTGTCCCTGGCTGATGTGGGCGGAGAAATTCTCCTGATCTCCCAGTTCACACTGTATGCCAACTGCAAAAAAGGCAACCGGCCCAGCTTTTTCAACGCCGGAGAGCCACAGATGGCCGAATCGCTTTATGAATATATCATAGAGAAGACAAAGGAAAACGTCCCTGTAGTAAAAACAGGAAGATTCGGCGCGCTGATGCAGGTATCTCTTGTCAATGAGGGACCTTTTACCATTATATTGGATGAAAGTACATTTGCGTAAGGGGGAGAATATGAGGAATAAGAGATTAGTCAAAACAGCAGTTTGCGGAGCCATTCTGAGTGCTTCTTTGATGGTGAGCCAGCAGAATATAAACGCAGCCCAGGAAGGCAGTGCATTAAGTTCTGAGGCCAAAAAAAATGAAACCTCACAAAATATTTCCGAATCCGATACGGAGCAAAATGCAGCAGCAAATGAAAATCAGCCCCAGGATTCCAACTCCGATCCAAGTTCTCCTGGAGCCGGGAATCCGGATGAAAAAGCAGATGACACAGAAGATAACAGTGCAGAGGATCCAAATGCTCCCTCTGACGGAACGGTATCTGACCAGCCTGCAGATGAGAGCAATCAGTCCATTCCTATAAAAACAGGATGGGTAGAGGAGGAAGACGGTACACATTATTACAAAGAAGACGGTACCCTGGCCACGGGATGGCTGACATTGGAGGAAGGTACCTATTATCTGGATGAGCAGGGACTGAAAACCACCGGCTGGAAGACCATAGAAGGAAAGAAATATTACTTTCAGGAAGATGGCCTTATGTATCAGAAGACCATACTGAAGCTTTCCGATAAACTTTACTATATATCAGAGGACGGAAGTTTATATACAAAAGCCGGCTGGCTGAAAAGTGACAAGACTTACTACTATGTAAATAAAAATCAAACCCTTTACAACAAAGGCTGGCTGAATTTAAATGGTACCTGGTATTATCTCGCCTCTGACGGAAAGATGAAAACAGGTCTTTTAAGTACAGACGGCAAAAAATATCTCTTAAAATCCAATGGTGCCATGCTGTCCGGCAATGGCTGGACACAGTATGACAAGCATTGGTACTACATATATCCCAACGGTTCTCTGCATACAAACAACTGGCTGAATTTAAACGGCACCTGGTATTACCTCAATAAGAACGGGGTTATGCTCACAGGATGGCAGAAGATCGGCGGCGGTTTGTATTATCTCAACGGCAGCGGAGCCATGGAAGCGGGAGGATGGCGGTATATCAATAAACATTGGTATTACCTGCAGGGAAATGGCGCTGCGGCTGTCGGATGGCTCAATCTGAATGGCACCTGGTATTATCTCAATCCGTCTGACGGCGTCATGAAAACAGGCTGGTATAAGGTGGGCAAAACCTGGTATTATTCCAATGGCAGCGGTGCCATGCAGACCGGTTGGCTGAATTTAAACGGTACCTGGTATTATCTCAATGGCAATGGTTCCATGGCAGCGGGATGGCTGAATCTGGGAGGCACCTGGTATTATCTGAATCCCTCTGGCGGTGCCATGCAGACAGGCTGGTATAAGGTGGGCAAAACCTGGTATTACTCCAATGGCAGCGGTGCTATGCAGACCGGTTGGCTGAATTTAAATGGTACCTGGTATTATCTCAATGGCAACGGCTCCATGGCAACGGGATGGCTGAATCTGGGAGGCACCTGGTATTATCTGAATCCCTCCGGTGGTGCCATGCAGACAGGCTGGTATAAGGTGGGCAAAACCTGGTATTACTCCAATGGCAGCGGTGTCATGCAGACCGGATGGCTGAATTTAAACGGCACCTGGTATTACCTCAACGGCAGTGGTGCTATGCAGACCGGTTGGCTGAAATTGGGAAGTACCTGGTATTATCTCAATCCGTCCAATGGCGCAATGCGTACAGGCTGGTACCAGGTAGGCAAAACCTGGTATTACTCCAACGGCAGCGGTGCTATGCAGACCGGATGGCTTGGAATTGGAAACACCTGGTATTATCTCAACGGCAGCGGAGCCATGCTGACCGGATGGCAGAAGATCGGCGGCTGTTCTTATTACTTTAATCCCTCAAACGGAGCTATGTCCTCCGGCTGGCTGACCATTAAAGAAAAGAAATATTATCTCAACAGCAGCGGGGTCACACTGACCGGGTGGCAGCAAATCAGTGGAAAATGGTATTATTTTAATAGCAGCGGCGTTATGCAGACCGGTTCCATCACCGTGGGAGGCAGTAAATATTATCTGAACAAAAATGGTGTCATGCAGACAGGATGGCAGAAGATCGGTGATAATTATTACTATTTCAAATCAAACGGCGCCATGGCTGTTAACACCTACATGGATGGCTATTACCTGGATTCCAACGGTGTCCGCACAGAAGTGGCAAATACAAACGGCCAGTGGTGCTTTCCGTGTCCGAGTATAACATATGTATCCAGTGAATTTGGAAACCGTGACAGTCCGGGGGGAATTGGGTCCACCAACCACAAGGGTGTGGATCTTGCTGCACCGGCCAATTCCAGGGTTCTTGCCGCTGCCGGAGGTACTGTAGTCAATGCAGGTTACGGCTGGGGCGGAGAGGGAAATTACGTGGAGATTGACCACGGCAACGGCCTTCACACAATCTATATGCATATGATTTCAAACCCGGTTGTCAAAAAAGGACAGACTGTCAAGGCAAGTCAGGTGATTGGCTATGTGGGTATGACAGGTGCCGCCACGGGATATCATCTGCATTTTGGCGTCAGTGTAAACGGCGTTTACAAAAATCCGTGGGATTATATCCGCAGACCGGATGGTATGTGATGACATAAAAAACACATCGAAGATTTTAATTCTCTTCGATGTGTTTTTTAACGGAGTTGTAGTTTACATAAGATAATTATAGTCAACTACGTTCTTTATCACAATCCCCATATAAATTAACCGCATGATTTTTATATCACACATCCCCTCAACAGCCCGGAATTGTAAAATAGAAGACTGTTCCGCCTCCATCCCTGTCCTCCACCCAGATTTTCCCTTTATGGAGCCGTACAATCTCCCCTGCAATGCTAAGCCCCAGCCCGAAATGCTTTTTCTCTTTTCTGGACGCATCACCTCTGAAAAATCGTTCAAAAACCCGCTCTTTCCAGGGGTCCGGAATTCCGGGACCGGTGTCGCCTACCCAAAGTTTCCATTTGCTTCCTTCCCTTGCGTAACCCAGAAAAATAGTTCCGCCTTCCGGTGTGTAACTGACAGCATTGTCAAGAAGGATTCCCAACACCTGTTCCAGCCGCTGTCCATCACAGAAAACTTCTGATTCCTCTTCGCATGGCGGAAGATTGATCTGCAGGTGCAGGCCTTTCTTCTCCGCCAATATATGATATTTCTCATATACCTCAGAAATCATGGTGTCCAGTGAAATCTTTTCATAGTGCACGGACCAGGACTGGTTATCTGCGCCGGCAAGGGTGAGCATATCCTGGATCAGCCGTGACATGCGCTGTCCCTCTGCCTGTATCATCTCCTGAAATCCAGGCCTGTCCTCCTCATCCGCCACCGCAAGCGCATCGGCGCCGGATAAAAGTACAGCCAGGGGGGAGCGGAGTTCATGGGAAGCCGCAGCTACAAACTGCATCTGCTGTGCACGGTTCTTCTCTATAGGATACAGCATTTTACCCGTGTACACCCAGGAAAACAAAAACAGCAGCAGCAGAGCCGCCCCGTCAATTACTGCAAATACCACATAAAGATACAAAAACTGCCGCTTCAGTGTCTCCCTGGAATAAGAGATAACCGTACAAAAAGTCCCAAATTGATGCGGGACTGCAGCAAAGGTCACCAGATGATCCGTGCCCTTATATTTCATAGAAAATTCCAACAGCTTTGAAATCCCTTTTGCCGCAGACAGAGCACTGACATCAAACCCATAGATCTCCTTAGCTTTCCGGCAGATCTCTTCCATGAGCTCCTGTTTTTCTTTTTCCGGATCGTAGGAATAGCATATTTTGTTTTCATATAAATTGATGGTATAAAAACGCGGATTGGCTGCTGCTGAGATTTTTTCATAGTCGATAACCTCTTCATTTTCCAGATAAGCCAGCACAGAGTCCACATCTTTTTCATAAGAAGTCCTGTCATTGGTGTCCAGAAGGTTTTTAAATGCCAAAAGTCCGGCCAGTGTCATGAACAAGAGGATGATTCCGGTTACCGCAGTACAGAACAGAGTCATTTTTACTCGAAGCTTTCTATACATTTATTCCTCCAGGCTGTAGCCTACACCGCGTATGGTGCGGATAGACAGTGCACTTCCCACAGATTTCAGCCGCCTTCTCAAAAAATGGATAAAGTTATCCAGATTGCCGTCCTCAATTTCCGTATCAATCCCCCATACTTTAGTGACAATGCTCTTCCTTGCCAGTACCTGCCCCGGATTTTTTAAGAAGACTTCCATCAGATCTCCTTCTGTCCGTGACAGTCTGCAGGCTGCCTCTTTACAGGAGAGTTCCTTTGACTGGACATTAAAGAA is a window encoding:
- a CDS encoding YggS family pyridoxal phosphate-dependent enzyme, producing MSVCENYLAVEEKVKEACRRAGRNRDEVTLIAVSKTKPMSMIEELLPLGVVDFGENKVQELTAKEEALPSGLHWHMIGHLQRNKVKYIVDKAYLIHSVDSLRLAEAVSQEAVKKGVTANILIEVNVAGEDSKFGVAPEETAALAEAISKLPNIAVKGLMTIAPFVENAEENREVFRNLRKLSVDIEEKKFNNVTMAVLSMGMTGDYEVAIEEGATMVRVGTGIFGERDYSK
- a CDS encoding cell division protein SepF, translating into MGVLDKFLDAIKVNDDYDDDEFLDDEFDDDFDDEKPKRRFFKKLEDDDDDLDDYEPRSYKKAEKQPAPKAAKPAKQQKVSKSASSAAASSSKVTPMRQVKRTGSAMEVCVIKPTNMEDTREIADTLIANCTVILNLEGLDMEVAQRIIDFTSGSCYSIGGSLQKVSSYIFILTPASVDITGDYQQILNGAFDIPSIRTEY
- a CDS encoding RNA-binding protein, whose amino-acid sequence is MEKEALFEKRMKELSKNAYYRGVLTFSDFLDLNELHMLHSLPKNESGVHVETFGGYALAERQMAAFIPDALFFQQSYPISCICIRPTAEKFAESLTHRDYLGAILNLGIERSKIGDILVDGKTAYVFCHENMAPFLMQELCRIRHTNVVPRLLNTLEELPSLKTEKVTGTVSSVRLDSVIALAFSTSRSSIISLIEGGKVFVNGKNILSNGYNLKEGDIVSVRSKGKFRFEEVGSITKKNRYHISLARYC
- the aroB gene encoding 3-dehydroquinate synthase; this encodes MTADILQVRRDGDFSYPIIFRKDFSDLSAQLKRLGLTKRKFCIVTDSTVAPLYLNTVKKELERCAFFVTSYVLPAGEENKTLEQIQGIYQHLIEMHFDRKDFLVALGGGVVGDMTGFAAATYLRGIDFLQVPTTLLAQVDSSIGGKTGVDFLKYKNMVGAFHQPRMVYMNVSTLCTLPLEQFSCGMGEVVKHGFIRDQSYSQWLYENRAKILALDTDTLSEMICRSCVIKKTVVENDPTEQGERAVLNMGHTVGHAVEKLKDFRLLHGQCVAVGTVASAYLSMRRGMITVEEYENVRRLLEAFGLPVSTDGLRAEEVLSVTKSDKKMEQGKIKFILMKEPGYAVVDKTVTDEELLTAIREILE
- the lspA gene encoding signal peptidase II, whose amino-acid sequence is MNQKTKKITVLVQFIISVAFLTGLDQWTKYLAVQHLKDQADIPLIPNVLYLHYLENRGAAFGLFQNQFIFFGIMTVLILCAVLYVLWRMPSEKKYLLLRIICFIICAGAIGNFIDRVRLNYVVDFIYFSPINFPVFNVADIYVVVSMALFLISFLFFYKEEDFAFLSGKGIKK
- a CDS encoding RluA family pseudouridine synthase, which translates into the protein MKKICLSADASQTGERIDKYLALELDGYSRSFLQKQLKEGNVTVGDKPVKSSYQLSEDDEICVLIPDNKEPDILPEDIPLSILYEDGHLLVVDKPKGMVVHPSAGHYSGTLVNALLYHCRGDLSGINGVLRPGIVHRIDKDTTGALLVCKTDLAHRDLAEQLKDHSITRRYRAIVHGNLTDDEGIVEGPIGRHPTERKKMAVNLQNGKPAVTHYKVLERFGNYTYIECRLETGRTHQIRVHMSSIGHPLLGDMVYGPKKCPISGLEGQTLHAMVLGFIHPATKEYMEFSAPLPDYFEKLLIKFR
- a CDS encoding AAA family ATPase, whose translation is MAANTVITIGRQYGSGGKEIGLRLAEELGIKCYDKELLDRAAKDSGLCQELFENNDEKPTNSFLYSLVMDTYSFGYSSAAFTDMPINHKVFLAQFDTIKKLASEAPCVIVGRCADYALSDYEGAISVFIHADLDKRIKRIARKHELTDSAAKDRIQKTDKRRASYYNYYTSKKWGEATSYDLCLNSAILGIDGCVEMIKKAIEIRDEKRAKKG
- a CDS encoding tRNA 2-thiocytidine(32) synthetase TtcA; its protein translation is MKLQKLLSLTRKAVDEFSLIEDGDKIAVGVSGGKDSLTMLYALHGLMRFYPHPFSIEVITVDLGHPGFHVEKIKELCDSLGLGFTVVKTDIAQIIFDERKESNPCSLCAKMRKGALNEEAKKLGCNKVAYAHHKDDVVETMLLSLIFEGRFHTFSPKTYLDRMDLTVIRPLLYVEEADVIGFKNKYDLPVEKSPCPVDGYTKRQYAKELLRDLTKEHPGTKERMFTAILNSSISGWDKRIPK
- a CDS encoding AI-2E family transporter produces the protein MKFRWDKKYLYWGVTALAVICASMLFYFGIFHMDVLIRGFRILSNVMMPVIFGVVIAYLLTPVVNFLEKKFFFPLMKRKKIDINKKKKKAVRYISVFFALMFALLIIYSLMAMIVPSIVESIISIINDMPRYVQNVGHWLNSILKNNPELRSTAIDFFNSYSSKVETWMNVQLLPQLKEVLQQFTTGVFGALVFIKNFLIGAIISVYLMADKEGFLTQGKMFIYAVFDAERANDIIRGCRFVNKTFGGFVNGKIVDSAIIGVLCYILTSIIGTPYAILVSVIVGVTNVIPFFGPYLGAIPSAFIILLVNPMQCLYFLITILLLQQFDGNILGPKILGGSTGLSSFMVIVAILLFGGLFGIPGMIIGVPVWAVIVAGLKYLRNSWLKKKELPTDDKLYQEIDFFNPDTLEPVKMKSEEEKEESEKKKRSFWNK
- the dtd gene encoding D-aminoacyl-tRNA deacylase, producing the protein MKFVIQKVSEASVRVEGECIGRINRGFLVFVGIGKEDTKEIADQYIKKMINLRIFTDSEGKTNLSLADVGGEILLISQFTLYANCKKGNRPSFFNAGEPQMAESLYEYIIEKTKENVPVVKTGRFGALMQVSLVNEGPFTIILDESTFA